In a genomic window of Flavobacterium crassostreae:
- a CDS encoding ATP-binding protein, with product MKISKLNIESYRHLQNLNFDFTYQTGERKGQPLDKICFIGQSATGKTGLLELIYEQFSFINNLFVTNNNQYNDLIGIKSINGKIKFEAHKSTLELNKKEFKLNGNTYYNRPPQTGTLNLSGELFKNPDDKKKIFYFKANIISENNLELFSKNPIDLIEKNNNQLKDLAHYFRHVHNNEFIFNSEVDPRIWLTVLSEILDYRKKSTQKISELLHNLDINKFPLEYQKWQNENPNGLAFFAKEFNPILEKLNLEVDLVNTEYSIPIKNRRTQEIIPIQDISTGTKGLLLSFLPLFKLDTTDSIILIDEPERSLYPDMQMDLMDHYQNLAPKAQFVVATHSPFIAASFEADERFILYFDEEGKVAVRRGTSPIGDDPNDILKNDFGINYYNKHGEEAYQKYLNLKEEIANETDPQKKKYLLLETVKLGDTYNF from the coding sequence ATGAAAATTTCAAAATTAAATATCGAAAGCTACCGTCATTTGCAAAACCTAAACTTTGATTTTACGTATCAAACAGGAGAACGCAAAGGACAACCTTTGGATAAAATTTGTTTTATTGGTCAAAGTGCTACAGGGAAAACCGGGTTATTGGAGTTGATTTATGAACAATTTTCGTTTATAAACAATTTATTTGTTACTAATAACAACCAATACAATGATCTTATTGGTATAAAGTCCATCAATGGTAAGATTAAATTTGAAGCTCATAAATCTACTCTTGAACTAAACAAGAAGGAATTTAAACTTAATGGGAATACTTACTACAACAGACCTCCTCAAACTGGAACACTTAATCTATCTGGCGAATTATTTAAAAATCCTGACGATAAAAAAAAGATATTCTACTTCAAAGCCAATATTATTTCGGAAAACAACTTAGAACTTTTCTCAAAAAACCCTATTGATTTAATTGAAAAAAACAACAATCAGTTAAAAGACCTAGCTCACTATTTTAGGCATGTACATAACAACGAATTTATTTTTAATAGTGAAGTTGATCCCCGAATATGGCTAACCGTTTTAAGTGAAATTTTAGATTACCGAAAAAAATCTACTCAAAAAATATCCGAATTACTGCACAACCTAGATATTAACAAATTTCCATTAGAATACCAAAAATGGCAAAATGAAAACCCTAATGGATTAGCTTTTTTTGCCAAAGAATTCAATCCCATTTTAGAAAAATTAAATCTAGAAGTGGATTTAGTCAACACCGAATATTCTATTCCAATAAAAAACAGAAGAACTCAAGAGATAATTCCCATCCAAGATATAAGTACTGGAACCAAAGGATTATTACTGTCGTTTTTACCTTTATTTAAACTTGATACAACCGATTCTATAATTTTAATCGACGAACCAGAACGTTCCCTATACCCTGATATGCAAATGGATTTGATGGACCATTATCAAAACTTGGCTCCCAAAGCACAGTTTGTGGTAGCAACACATTCTCCGTTTATAGCAGCTTCATTTGAAGCCGACGAACGTTTTATTTTGTATTTTGATGAAGAAGGAAAAGTTGCTGTTCGAAGAGGCACTTCACCAATTGGCGATGACCCAAATGATATATTGAAAAACGACTTTGGCATTAATTATTACAACAAACATGGAGAAGAAGCTTATCAAAAATATCTTAATTTAAAAGAAGAAATAGCTAATGAAACCGATCCCCAAAAGAAAAAATATTTATTATTAGAAACCGTTAAACTCGGTGATACTTATAATTTTTAA
- a CDS encoding M3 family metallopeptidase, translating into MNVLLSKFNTKHDTAPFSKLKNAEYTPAIQEGIALAKAEIDAIVNNPDAATFENTIAAMEYTGEVLDRASSIFFNLNSAETNDEMQKIAQEISPLLSEFGNDIRLNPELFARVKTVYDSRETLDLTPEQSTLLDKKYKSFSRNGANLPEDKKTKLRKIDQELSTLSLQFGENILAETNAFQLHLTNKNDLAGLPEGAIEAAGSLAKAQEKEGWIFTLDHPSYVPFMTYADNRELRKKLALAFGARGFQNNAFDNQKIVLQIVQLRFERAQLLGYATHAHFVLEERMAESPEKVLLFSNNLLAKAKPAAQKEFAELSAFAKEIDGIQQLEKWDGGYYSEKLKQKLFDFDDEKLKPYFQLEKVLNGAFTIAQKLYSLTFTEVFDIDKYHPEVMTYEVTDENKALVAVFYADFFPRKGKRNGAWMTSFKSQYIKDTTNERPHISNVCNFTPPTESKPSLLTFNEVTTLFHEFGHGLHGMLANTTYPSLSGTSVYWDFVELPSQVMENWCYEPEALALFATHYQTNEVIPMEYVQKIKESASFQEGLATMRQLSFGLLDMGWHGQDPTNITDVKAFENQQFAATQLYPEVAENAMSTAFSHIFQGGYSSGYYSYKWAEVLDADAFEYFQEKGIFNPEVATKFKENVLSKGGTEHPMILYKRFRGQEPKPDALLKRAGLL; encoded by the coding sequence ATGAACGTTTTATTATCTAAATTTAACACCAAACACGATACGGCTCCATTTTCTAAACTAAAAAACGCCGAGTATACTCCTGCCATTCAAGAAGGAATTGCTTTGGCAAAAGCCGAAATAGATGCCATTGTAAACAATCCAGATGCTGCTACCTTCGAAAATACAATTGCAGCCATGGAATATACTGGAGAGGTTTTGGATCGTGCTTCGAGCATTTTTTTTAATTTAAATTCGGCCGAAACTAATGACGAAATGCAAAAAATTGCGCAAGAAATTTCGCCACTATTGTCGGAGTTTGGCAATGACATTCGTTTAAATCCTGAATTATTTGCTCGTGTTAAAACGGTTTATGATTCTAGAGAAACTTTAGATCTTACTCCAGAGCAAAGCACTTTGCTTGACAAAAAGTACAAAAGTTTTTCTCGAAATGGCGCTAATTTGCCTGAAGACAAAAAAACCAAATTACGTAAAATAGACCAAGAATTATCCACGTTGAGTTTGCAATTTGGCGAAAATATTTTGGCCGAAACCAATGCTTTCCAACTGCATCTAACCAATAAGAACGATCTTGCTGGTTTGCCCGAAGGAGCTATTGAAGCCGCTGGTTCTTTGGCGAAAGCCCAAGAAAAAGAAGGCTGGATTTTTACCTTAGATCACCCAAGTTATGTGCCTTTTATGACCTATGCCGATAATCGGGAATTGCGTAAAAAACTAGCGCTAGCTTTTGGCGCAAGAGGTTTTCAAAACAATGCATTTGATAACCAAAAAATTGTGCTCCAAATTGTCCAACTCCGTTTTGAGCGTGCGCAATTATTGGGTTATGCTACGCACGCCCACTTTGTGCTTGAGGAACGCATGGCCGAAAGTCCCGAAAAAGTGCTTCTGTTCTCTAACAATTTATTAGCTAAGGCCAAACCAGCTGCTCAAAAAGAATTTGCTGAGTTATCGGCTTTCGCCAAAGAGATCGACGGCATCCAACAATTAGAGAAATGGGACGGTGGGTATTATTCCGAAAAACTAAAACAAAAACTATTTGATTTTGACGACGAAAAATTAAAACCCTATTTTCAGTTAGAAAAGGTCTTGAACGGTGCCTTTACGATTGCTCAAAAATTATACAGTTTGACCTTTACCGAAGTCTTTGATATTGACAAATACCATCCCGAAGTGATGACCTATGAAGTAACGGACGAAAACAAAGCGTTAGTTGCTGTTTTTTATGCCGATTTTTTTCCTCGAAAAGGAAAACGAAACGGTGCTTGGATGACGTCGTTCAAATCCCAATATATAAAAGACACAACCAACGAAAGACCCCACATTTCAAACGTTTGTAACTTTACGCCCCCAACAGAAAGCAAACCCTCATTATTAACGTTTAACGAAGTAACTACTTTGTTTCATGAATTTGGACATGGCCTCCACGGAATGCTTGCCAACACCACCTACCCTAGTTTGTCTGGAACCTCTGTGTATTGGGATTTTGTAGAACTACCAAGTCAGGTTATGGAAAACTGGTGTTATGAGCCCGAAGCTTTGGCATTATTTGCTACACACTACCAAACCAACGAAGTAATTCCGATGGAATACGTACAGAAAATAAAAGAAAGCGCTAGTTTTCAGGAAGGATTGGCAACCATGCGCCAGTTGAGTTTTGGATTACTCGACATGGGATGGCATGGACAAGACCCAACAAATATTACGGATGTAAAAGCTTTTGAAAACCAACAATTTGCAGCCACACAATTATATCCCGAAGTAGCCGAAAATGCTATGAGTACCGCTTTTTCACATATTTTTCAAGGAGGCTATTCTTCTGGGTATTACAGCTACAAATGGGCCGAAGTTTTGGATGCCGATGCTTTTGAATATTTTCAAGAAAAAGGAATTTTCAATCCCGAAGTAGCTACTAAATTTAAGGAAAACGTACTCTCCAAAGGAGGAACCGAACATCCAATGATTTTATACAAACGTTTTAGAGGCCAAGAGCCAAAACCAGATGCCTTGCTAAAAAGAGCTGGATTGTTGTAG
- a CDS encoding 5-(carboxyamino)imidazole ribonucleotide synthase has protein sequence MNYFSSDFKLGILGGGQLGKMLLSDTRKLDIQTYVLDPSDEAPSRMACNKFFKGDLMDFETVYQFGKMVDVLTIEIELVNLDALEKLENEGLRVFPSSKTLKAIQNKGKQKDFYVENGIPTSKHLRFVDLSDLKKALENDELEFPFVWKCAEFGYDGNGVKIVRSTLDLIHLPDVECIAEDMVPFKNELAVIVCRSPSGEIKTYPVVEMEFHPEANQVEYVICPARIEDAVAAKARAIALNVSEKFNHVGLLAVEMFQTQDDQILVNEVAPRPHNSGHYSIEASYTSQFENHIRAVLNLPLGSTDSKAAGIMVNLVGADGFSGNVIYENITTILGWNGVTPHIYGKKQTRPFRKMGHVTIVNQDIKEARRIAEDVKNTIRVIA, from the coding sequence ATGAATTATTTTTCTTCTGATTTTAAATTAGGAATATTAGGTGGCGGACAGCTCGGTAAAATGCTGTTATCGGACACCCGCAAATTAGACATACAAACCTATGTATTAGACCCAAGTGATGAAGCTCCCTCTAGAATGGCTTGTAATAAATTTTTTAAAGGGGATTTGATGGATTTTGAAACCGTGTATCAATTTGGTAAAATGGTGGATGTGCTTACCATCGAAATTGAATTAGTAAACCTGGATGCATTAGAAAAATTAGAAAACGAAGGACTGAGAGTATTTCCTTCGTCCAAAACACTAAAGGCTATTCAGAACAAAGGAAAACAAAAGGATTTTTATGTCGAAAACGGAATTCCGACCTCTAAGCATCTTCGGTTTGTGGATCTATCTGACCTAAAAAAAGCATTAGAAAATGACGAATTAGAGTTTCCGTTTGTGTGGAAATGTGCCGAATTTGGCTATGATGGTAACGGCGTAAAAATAGTTCGTTCTACCTTAGACCTGATCCACTTGCCCGATGTAGAATGTATTGCCGAAGACATGGTGCCATTTAAGAACGAACTTGCGGTTATTGTTTGCCGCAGTCCCTCTGGAGAAATCAAAACCTATCCGGTGGTGGAGATGGAATTTCATCCCGAAGCCAACCAAGTAGAATATGTAATTTGCCCTGCCAGAATTGAGGATGCTGTAGCAGCTAAAGCCAGAGCTATTGCATTGAATGTTTCAGAAAAATTCAATCATGTAGGATTATTGGCCGTAGAGATGTTCCAGACACAAGACGATCAAATACTGGTAAACGAAGTCGCTCCTCGCCCACACAACTCCGGTCATTACTCCATTGAGGCCAGTTATACCTCTCAATTTGAAAACCACATACGCGCCGTTCTGAACCTTCCTCTAGGCAGTACAGATAGCAAAGCAGCCGGAATCATGGTAAACTTAGTGGGTGCAGATGGTTTTTCTGGAAATGTTATTTACGAAAACATCACAACCATTTTGGGTTGGAACGGTGTAACACCACATATTTATGGCAAAAAACAAACCCGCCCTTTTAGGAAAATGGGCCATGTAACCATAGTAAATCAAGATATAAAAGAAGCCAGACGAATTGCCGAGGATGTAAAGAATACCATTAGAGTGATCGCATAA
- a CDS encoding HNH endonuclease domain-containing protein, producing MRRIVKNPNSLVRKNELNYIEGNSNNNLKISKILYSEQKGFCAYTEEFIGRADAKDIEHFNPNLKNTPQDSYINWSLVKHQWNTEKSNKWDKYQPILLPTDSSFEDRIVYDNGDYRVSDSKDNEAFNLIKLIKLDDIILANQRKNYIKRKTSEIEKFGVSPEDFFQVLIDDDINQISYIRAIQEEFKINIWDMIPQPK from the coding sequence ATGAGAAGAATAGTAAAAAACCCTAATTCTCTAGTTAGGAAAAATGAATTAAATTACATCGAAGGAAATTCAAATAATAATTTAAAAATTTCTAAGATTCTATACTCTGAACAAAAAGGTTTTTGTGCTTACACCGAAGAGTTCATAGGAAGAGCAGATGCCAAAGACATTGAGCACTTCAATCCTAACCTCAAAAACACCCCTCAGGACTCTTACATTAATTGGTCATTAGTAAAACATCAATGGAACACAGAAAAATCAAACAAATGGGACAAATACCAACCGATTTTACTCCCGACGGATTCTTCTTTCGAAGATAGAATTGTTTATGATAATGGTGACTATAGAGTTTCTGATTCAAAGGACAATGAAGCCTTCAATTTAATTAAACTTATAAAACTTGATGATATAATTTTAGCTAACCAAAGAAAAAATTACATCAAACGAAAAACAAGTGAAATAGAAAAATTCGGCGTTTCTCCAGAAGATTTTTTTCAAGTATTAATCGATGATGACATAAATCAAATTTCATACATCAGGGCCATTCAAGAAGAGTTTAAAATAAATATATGGGACATGATCCCGCAACCAAAATAA
- the purE gene encoding 5-(carboxyamino)imidazole ribonucleotide mutase: MKVAVIMGSISDMPVMQDAIDILKSFDIEVEVDIVSAHRTPEKLFDFSNKAHTRGIAVIIAGAGGAAHLPGMVASMSPLPVIGVPVKSSNSIDGWDSVLSILQMPGGVPVATVALNGAKNAGILAAQIIGSQDKAIMDKMIAYKQSLKEAVYKSSEGLKK; encoded by the coding sequence ATGAAAGTAGCCGTAATCATGGGAAGTATCTCTGATATGCCCGTAATGCAAGATGCCATCGATATATTAAAATCATTTGATATTGAAGTAGAAGTAGATATTGTATCTGCGCACCGTACCCCCGAAAAACTGTTTGATTTTAGCAACAAGGCCCACACACGTGGTATTGCAGTGATTATTGCAGGCGCTGGTGGAGCGGCACATTTGCCCGGAATGGTTGCTTCTATGTCACCATTACCTGTTATTGGGGTTCCCGTAAAATCTAGCAACTCCATTGATGGATGGGATTCGGTTTTGTCAATTCTACAAATGCCAGGCGGCGTTCCTGTTGCCACTGTTGCGCTTAATGGCGCTAAAAATGCTGGTATTCTGGCAGCTCAAATCATCGGAAGCCAGGACAAAGCAATTATGGATAAAATGATTGCTTACAAACAGAGCTTGAAAGAGGCTGTTTATAAATCTTCTGAAGGTTTAAAAAAATAA